A region from the Lagopus muta isolate bLagMut1 chromosome 27, bLagMut1 primary, whole genome shotgun sequence genome encodes:
- the RASSF2 gene encoding ras association domain-containing protein 2, translating into MEYGSCEYLVPCGKDKFISKNELLLHLKTYNIYYEGQNLQLRHREEEGELIVEGLLNISWGLRRPIRLQMQDDNQRIRPPPSSSSWHSGCNLGAHGSVLKPSTLPDIQVTDVDATVKAEGASSNAGTTRLQPEDPPQLLRTRSDVGVRRRGSSRTPSEQRRIRRHRFSINGHFYNHKTSVFTPAYGSITNVRINSTMTTPQVLKLLLNKFKIENSAEEFALYIVHTSGEKQKLRATDYPLIARVLQGPCEQVSKVFLMEKDQVEEVTYDVAQYIKFEMPVLRSFIQKLEEEEDREVKKLMRKYSILRLMIEQRLEEISEGPARL; encoded by the exons aaatgagCTGCTGTTGCACTTGAAGACATACAACATCTACTATGAAGGGCAGAATTTGCAGCTGCGGCACCGGGAG gagGAAGGTGAGCTGATCGTTGAGGGGCTGCTGAACATCTCATGGGGCCTTCGGCGACCCATCCGCCTGCAGATGCAGGATGACAACCAGCGCATCCGCCCgccgccctcctcctcctcctggcaCTCTGGGTGCAACCTGGGGGCACATGG gtCTGTGCTGAAGCCCAGCACCTTGCCAGACATCCAGGTGACAGATGTGGATGCCACGGTGAAGGCAGAGGGTGCCAGCAGCAACGCAG GCACCACGAGGCTGCAGCCAGAAGATCCCCCCCAGCTGCTGCGCACACGGAGCGATGTGGGCGTGCGGCGCCGGGGCAGCTCCCGAACCCCCAGCGAGCAGCGCCGCATCCGCCGCCACCGCTTCTCCATCAACGGGCACTTCTACAACCACAAG ACATCCGTGTTCACGCCGGCATACGGCTCCATCACCAACGTGCGGATAAACAGCACAATGACGACCCCGCAGGTGCTCAAGCTGCTGCTCAACAAGTTCAAG ATTGAGAACTCGGCGGAGGAGTTCGCGCTCTACATCGTGCACACCAGCggag agaagcagaagctgaGGGCCACCGATTACCCGCTGATCGCCCGCGTCCTGCAGGGTCCCTGTGAGCAGGTCTCCAAGGTCTTCCTGATGGAGAAGGACCAGGTGGAGGAGGTCACCTATGAT GTGGCACAGTACATCAAATTCGAAATGCCCGTCCTCAGGAGCTTCATCcagaagctggaggaggaggaggaccgCGAAGTGAAGAAGCTGATGCGCAA GTATTCCATCCTCCGGCTGATGATTGAACAGAGGCTGGAGGAGATTTCCGAAGGTCCAGCAAGGCTGTGA
- the LOC125685299 gene encoding major prion protein homolog translates to MARLLTTCCLLALLLAACTDVALSKKGKGKPSGGSWGAGSHRQPSYPRQPSYPHNPGYPHNPSYPHNPGYPHNPGYPHNPGYPQNPGYPHNPGYPGWGQGYNPSSGGSYHNQKPWKTPKTNFKHVAGAAAAGAVVGGLGGYAMGRVMSGMNYRFDSPDEYRWWNENSARYPNRVYYRDYSSPVSQDVFVADCFNITVTEYSIGPAAKKNTSEAVPAANQTEVEMENKVVTKVIREMCVQQYREYRLASGIQLHPADTWLAVLLLLATLFAMH, encoded by the coding sequence ATGGCCAGGCTCCTCAccacctgctgcctgctggccctgctgctcgCTGCCTGCACCGACGTTGCCCTCTCCAAGAAGGGCAAAGGCAAACCCAGCGGTGGGAGTTGGGGTGCTGGGAGCCATCGCCAGCCCAGCTACCCCCGCCAGCCCAGCTACCCCCACAACCCGGGCTACCCCCACAACCCTAGCTATCCCCATAACCCTGGCTATCCCCACAACCCCGGCTACCCCCACAACCCTGGCTATCCCCAGAATCCTGGCTACCCCCATAACCCAGGTTACCCAGGCTGGGGACAAGGCTACAACCCATCCAGCGGGGGAAGCTACCATAACCAGAAGCCATGGAAAACCCCCAAAACCAACTTCAAGCACGTGGCAGGGGCAGCGGCGGCGGGCGCTGTGGTGGGGGGCTTGGGGGGCTACGCCATGGGGCGCGTTATGTCGGGGATGAACTACCGCTTCGACAGCCCTGACGAGTACCGCTGGTGGAACGAGAACTCGGCGCGTTACCCCAACCGGGTTTACTACCGGGATTACAGCAGCCCCGTGTCGCAGGACGTCTTCGTGGCCGACTGCTTCAACATCACAGTGACTGAGTACAGCATCGGCCCCGCTGCCAAGAAGAACACCTCCGAGGCCGTGCCGGCTGCCAACCAGACagaggtggagatggagaacAAAGTGGTGACCAAGGTGATCCGCGAGATGTGCGTGCAGCAGTACCGCGAGTACCGCCTGGCCTCGGGCATCCAGCTGCACCCTGCTGACACCTGGCTCgccgtcctcctcctcctcgccaCCCTTTTTGCCATGCACTGA